The Thalassotalea piscium sequence TCTTTCATTCAGTGATGAATATTTCAGAGCACCCAACGCAATCTATGCACATTTTAACAAGCCTATAATAGGGAGCTTGTCTGGATTAACAAATCAAACTGTCGCTGTTGTCTCAAACTACCGTCTACATCATTACCTAAAAAACAATTACCCTAATATTAATATTGTTGCAGTTAAAACAGGCCTGGTTGGATTAAAAAAAATAGATAACAAAGAAGTAGACTACTTTGTGGGCTCCTTTCATGCGGCAAATCGAATTATTGAAGAAAATAATTTCAGTGATATTAGAATTGCAGGAATAACAAATTTGGAAGACTATTTTCGAATTGGTGTTAGTAAAGGTAACGAACATTTATTACCCATATTCAATAGTGCTATTAAACAAATTACACCTGAAGAGCGTAAAGGGATTTCAAGTTATTTAAGGTCGATTAAAGTTATTAAGTCACCAGACTATACTCATTTAATGCAAGCTGGTTTAGTGTTTATAATTATCTTAATTGTACTTAGCATCAGATACTTTCAATCAACTAAATACGCCAGAATGCTTGCAGAAAAAAATAACGTACTTGAAAAACTGCACAGCGAGCTTGATCACAAAAATAAACAATTAACAGACCTTGCGATGAAAGATCCGTTAACCGGTTTATATAACAGAACTCACCTGTCCACGATCATTGATCAACAAATTAAATTAATCTCACGCTATCAAACAAACGTATGCATGTTAATGATAGATATAGACGACTTTAAGCTTATAAATGATAACAACGGGCACATAGTCGGCGATGATATTTTAAAACGTATTTCAGCAATACTGTGCAAATTAGCAAGAGAGACAGATATTATTTCGCGTTGGGGTGGTGAAGAGTTCGTGGTTATTTGTCCTGAAACCACATTAACATCAGCACTGCAACTAGCTGAGCGTTTTCAAAAGGCAATGGCGTCTATAACTATTGAAGACATTGATGGCATTACCTGTAGTATTGGCATTGCAGAACTTGAAAAAAACATTACCGCCAAAGAGTGGTTTAAAAGGGCTGATAAGGCCATGTACCAAGCTAAAAGCAGTGGAAAAAATTGTATTCAGTTAGTTGAACTAACTGAATACTAACTGTTTAACTAACTTGCTTTAATAGCTCTCTTGCAATGATCACTTTTTGTATTTCGCTTGTCCCTTCGTAAATAGAAGTGACACGTACATCGCGCGAATAACGTTCCAGCGGATATTCTTTAATATAACCAGCACCGCCCATTAATTGTAAAGCGTCGTAACAAGCTTTATTCGCTTTTTCACTAGCGAAAAGCTTTGCCATTGATGCTGCCATTCCAAACGGTTGACCTAGATCTTTAGTGTAAGCAGCCTGCATAAGTAACAAACGTGCGGCTTCTAATTCTGTATAGCGCTCAGCTAACATCCACTGTAAACCTTGAAAATTAGCCAGTGGTTTACCAAATTGTTTACGTTCTAATAAATGTTGACGTGCAAAGTCCATCGCGGCTTTACCAATACCTAAAGCTAAAGATCCAATACCTATGCGCCCGCCTGCAAGCTCGCCAACAGCTACTGAAAATCCTTTATTTTCTAAGCCCATAAGCGCTGATGATGGTATACGACAGTTTTCAAAGTGTACTTCATTTGTTGGCGATGCTTTTTGACCCATTTTCTCTTCAGCTTTAGCAACCGTAATGCCAGGGGTATTAGCTTCAACTAAGAAACAAGAGATTCCTTTGCCTTTAGGTGCATTTGAGTCGGTAACAGCCCAAACTACAAATAAGTCAGCAAAGCTCGCACTAGTAATATAAAGCTTACTACCATTTAAAATATAGTTATCACCGTCTTTTATTGCGGTAGTTTGCATACCTGCGGGATCAGAGCCTGCATTATTTTCAGTTAAACAAAAACCACCTGCTTTATATTCGCCACCACACAGTTTAGGTAAATATGTGTGTTTTTGCTCTTCATTACCAACCGCTTGTATCACTTCAGCCACCATATTAGTCACAGAAGTGGTTACAGCGGTAGATGCACATGCTTTAGCAATTTCAGTAATCGCTAAACTAAATGCAATAGTGCCTGCTTCAACGCCGCCATATTCCGCTTTAATGTTCAGCCCCATAAAGCCTAGCTCAGTTAATTTAGCTAAATTACATAAAAACAAAGACTGATCTTGGTGTTCATCTAACTGTGCTGCAACAGGCGCAAGCTCGCTTTCTGCAAACTTACGTGCCATATCTTGAATCATCATTTGTTCTTCAGATAACGAAAGATCCATAATTTCTAACTCACCGTGGTTAATTTAATAGGAGAAAAGCATATACCTGAGCATCTTTACGATTTGTAGGTACAAAAATTATTATTTTACACGAAATATATTGTCTTGGTGCCTATAGCAAAAAGAATGCGCTCAACAGCGCATTCTTTTTTGTAAAGTAATCATACCAAGATACAAATTACCCAAGTACGAACCACAACAAACCAGCACCAAGTAAAAGACGATAAATAACAAATGGCATCATGCCAAGTTTATTAACTAAAATAAGAAAATAATGAATACAGGCATAAGCACTAATAAAAGCTAAAACACTGCCAATTCCCATAGCTTGCCAATCGACAGTATCAGTACTTGTGATTAGTTTTACCGATAAGTAACTACCCGCCATTGCAATAGCGGGAATAGATAATAAGAAAGAAAACCTCGCTGCATTTTCACGGCTGAGTCCAAGCATTAATCCAAATGTCATTGTAATACCCGAACGCGATGTTCCTGGTATTAAAGCAATTGCTTGTGCCAAACCTATAATCATTGCACCTTTTAAGCCTAACGCTTCTATATTCACATTTTGCTTTGCTTTCAAATCAGCAAAGCCAAGTAATGCACCAAAAATTAGCGTGGTGGCAGCAATAACTAACGCTGAACGTAAATGCTCTTCAATTATATCTTTACCTAAAAGTCCAAAAAGACCAGCTGGTATTGTTGCTAATAAAATCCACCAAGCTAATCTGCCATCAAAGCTATTAGTCCCTTTATTAGGCCCTACACCTAATGTGCCAAACCAAGCAACAGCCATGCAACCAACTTCTTTTCTAAAATAAAGCACGACCGCTAACAAAGTACCAACATGTACAGCCACATCAAATGCTAAACCTTGATCTTGCCACCCGAGAACAGCAGAAGGCAAAATTAAATGTGCAGAACTTGAAATAGGAAGGAATTCTGTAAGCCCTTGAATAAGGGATAATATAATAATTTCTAAAGTGCTCAAAGCTTAACCTCACCTGTTAAAGGTTCCCAAGTAAAAGGAACTTTTTCTATTTGTTGTGAATCTTTATCAAATGCTTGCCACAAATCATTAAAACGTTGTTGTTTTTCAGGATGAATTAAATTGCCTGCGATTTCAGCTAAAGGGCACAATACAAAAGCATTGGTTAGAATTTCATGTCGAGGAAGTTGAACAGGCTCTGCTAATACTATGTCGTCAAACAATAAAATATCTAAATCTAAGGTGCGCGAGCTTAATTTTTGTGCGTTATTTGGCCGGCCAAATTGAAACTCAATCTCGCGCAATTTTTTAGATGTTTCACTAATACTTTGAGCTGTTTGAATACCGATAACCATATTAAAAAAACTGTCGCCGACAAAACCAACAGCTTGGCATTCGTACAAAGAAGATAATATTAATTCACCATAAGCATGGTGAAGGGCATTTAAACCATTCGCTACATTAGCTTCTTTATTAACATTAGAACCGAGCGATATATACACTTGCGCCATTATGATTGTTGGCCTCGCTCTATTTCAACACCAACTGTTACTGCATTATGCACAGCTCCTGGTTTACCTATTTTTAACTTTAACCAGGGGATATTATATTGTGTTAATAAATAATGAGCCATTCGCTCTGCTAATGTTTCAATTAAATCTACTGGAGTTTTATTAGCATATTCTGCAATTTTTTCTGATATTTCAGCATAGTCTAATGTTTTTGCTAACTCATCATTCTCAGCAGCAAGTGCAGTATTCCACCCCATGGTTAGATCGATTACTAAGGTTTGTTTAATTTCTTTTTCCCAAGGATAAAAACCAATGGTTGTTTGAATACTTAATCCTTGAATAAACACTTTGTCCATGACAACTCTCACTCGAGATAACAACTAAAAAGTAAAATTTACCGCAAAAATAACAAAACAGTAAAAAATAACGAAATAAATGGCGAGTTTACCTGCCAAAGAGTAGAAAAACTAGCAAAGTAAGGGATAGAATAGAGAAACTTCAAAGTTTTGTTTAACTGGCGGGGAAAATTGAAAAAAGACAATGGCGTTTACTTTCATGGATAGAAACTAGTTATGTTGCTGTTAACAGTTGTTCTAATTATTTTTGCCTACTTATTAGGCTCTATTTCTAGTGCCATTTTAATTTGCCGAATACTTAACTTACCCGACCCTCGCACCCAAGGTTCGAATAACCCTGGTGCAACTAATGTTTTACGCATAAGTAATAAACGTACTGCGATAGCCGTTTTAACATTCGATGTATTAAAAGGGACTATACCCGTTTGGGGAGCCTACTTTTTTGGACTTGAACCTATATCTCTTGGTCTCATTGCACTTGCTGCATGTTTAGGGCATATGTACCCTATATTTTTTCAATTTAAAGGGGGCAAAGCAGTTGCAACAGCCTTCGGTGTGTTACTGCCAATAGGCTTAGATTTAGCAGGTCTGCTTATTTTTACTTGGTATTTTGTTGCAAAAATAACACGCTATTCAAGTTTAGCCGCTATTGTAACGGTGAGTTTAGCGCCTGTTTATACTTGGTTATTAAAACCACTTTATACCTACCCTGTTATTATGCTCTCTGTATTAATAATTTTAAGGCACAGAGCTAACTTGTGGCGACTAATTAGAGGCATAGAGCCTAAAATATCAACCAAAAAATCAATTTAAATAGCCGCTAGTGTATCTAAAGGCCAACGAGGTGTTGCTTTAAAAGACAAATCGGCAAAAACACCTGCCTTTAACCGCTGCATACCCGCGTAAGCGATCATTGCTCCGTTATCAGTACAAAATTCAGGACGAGGGTAATAAACTTTCCCACCTAATTTCGCCGTAATTTGCTCAAGCTTATTTCGTAATTCGGTATTAGCACTTACACCACCGGCTATAACTAAGCGTTTAAGTTCACACTGAAGTAGTGCCCTTTTACACTTGATCGCCAACGTATCAACAACGGCTTCTTGAAACGCATAAGCAACATCAGCATGTGTTTGCTCATCCATCTCTTCTTTACGAATAGTATTTGCCGCAAATGTTTTTAAGCCACTGAAGCTAAAGTCTAACCCTGGTCTATCTGTCATAGGTCGAGGGAATTTGAACCGGCCTTTAGTTCCTTGCTCTGCCATTTTAGCTAAGGCAGGGCCTCCAGGGTAATCTAAGCCTAATAGTTTAGCGGTTTTATCAAATGCTTCACCTGCAGCATCATCTACAGACTCGCCAAGTAGTTCATAACGACCAATGCCATCAACACGAACCAGCATAGTGTGACCACCAGAAACCAGTAATGCAACAAAAGGAAATTCAGGTACATCCTCTTCTAACATGGGCGCAAGTAGATGTCCTTCCATGTGATGCACTGGAACTGCAGGTAAATTCCAACCATACGCTAAACTGCGACCAATAGAACAACCAACAAGTAATGCTCCTACTAACCCTGGCCCGGCAGTATAAGCGACGCCGTCTAAATCTTTAGCTGTTAAACCAGCATCCGCCAACACTTCTTTAATCAATGGGATAGTTTTACGCACATGATCTCGTGATGCTAATTCTGGCACAACGCCGCCGTAGTCAGCATGTACCGCTATTTGACTATATAAACGATGAACTAAAATCCCTTCATTTTCATCATAAATGGCAATACCAGTTTCATCGCAAGATGTTTCAATTCCTAAAATTCGCATATTAAGTAATAACTACGGCTATATAATATAAGTTACGGTGATTTTACCTAGCATTTCACAATTAAACTAGTGTACTTCTATTTAAAACTTTACAACTCTATGTCATTAGCATTAGAATATGGCACCAATTTTTGATAGAGCGGGTGCACGTAAGACTAATTTAAGTCGAAGCGATCACCGATTTATATAGATATAAACTAAGGTAAGAGGCAACATGCCAGTAATTAAAGTTAGAGAAAACGAACCATTTGACGTAGCATTACGTCGTTTTAAACGTTCATGTGAAAAAGCAGGTATCCTTTCAGAAGTCCGTCGTCGTGAGTCTTATGAAAAGCCAACTTGGGAACGTAAGCGTAAGAAAGCAGCCGCAGTTAAACGCGCAGCTAAAAAAGTTTCTCGTGAGAATGCACGCCGCATTCGCATGTACTAAGCCAACCTTAGTTTAGAACTATCAATTTGAGTACCTACAAGTGACTTTACTTGAACAACTCAAAAATGAAATGAAAAATGCCATGCGAGCTAAAGACAAATTACGTCTTGGCGTTATCCGCATGGCATTATCTGCTGTAAAACAAGCCGAAATTGATCATAACACCGAAGCAACTAACGACAATGTAATTGTTATTTTAACCAAAATGGTTAAACAACGTAGAGAGTCGATAAAAATGTTTTCTGAAGGTGGTCGTGACGACATGGCAGAAATTGAAAAAGCAGAAGTAGTTGTTTTAGAAGACTTTCTACCACAACCTCTTTCCCAAGAAGAAATTAACACACTTATTAGCAAGGCAATTACTGAATCTGAGGCTACATCAATGGCTGAAATCGGCAAAGTAATGGCAATTTTAAAACCAGCCATGCAAGGTAAAGCTGATTTAGGTGCAGTAAGCGCGCAAGTTAGAACCGCCTTACAATAGTAACTAAAAAATAATTTCAAAAAGCCGCGTATTCGCTGAATACGCGGCTTTTTAATACACTAATTAGTATTATTTCAACAAAGATCTAATTAGCGATTGAGTTCAAGATCTAGTCGGGTGTAAACTATGCTCCCGATAATACTTTTGTGGAGGTTTTGCAGTTAATGGCCGGTATGATCCCTCGACAATTTATTGATGACCTACTCGCTCGCGCAGATATTGTTGAGCTAATAGATTCACGTGTACCATTAAAAAAGGCAGGTAAAAATTACCAAGCTTGCTGCCCTTTTCATACCGAAAAATCACCCTCTTTTACTGTTAGCCAAGATAAACAGTTTTATCACTGTTTTGGCTGTGGCGAGCATGGTAACGCTATTTCATTCTTAATGGAGTTCGACCGCCTAGAGTTTCCTGACGCAGTAGAAGAATTAGCCTCTCATTACAGTATGGAAGTACCCCGAGAGCAACAAAACCAAAGTCCAGCCCAGCTTAAACAACAACAACAAGCGTATTTACAAAAACAAGACGATTACGAGTTAATGGCGAACATTAGCCGGTTTTATCAACAGCAGCTAAAAGTGGCTACAGATAAAGACGTGGCGATTAACTACCTAAAAGGTAGAGGCTTAAGCGGCGAAATATGTAAACGTTTTGGTATTGGCTACATTAGTGATAGTTGGGACGGCGTAATGAAAAATTTTGGTGGTACTGCTAGTACCAACCAACAACTAATCGATTTAGGTATGGCAATTGAAGGCGACAAAAATAGGCCGTACGACCGTTTTCGTGGCCGTATAATGTTCCCTATAAGTGATAAGCGTGGTCGCGTAATTGGTTTCGGTGGGCGTGTGATCAACGATGGCACGCCTAAGTATTTAAACTCTCCTGAAACTCGCATATATCATAAAGGACAAGAACTTTACGGGCTTTATGAAGCAAAACAAGCCAATAAAAACTTACAACGATTAGTTGTAGTTGAAGGCTATATGGATGTTGTTGCTCTTGCACAACATGGCGTTGATTATGCTGTTGCATCACTTGGTACAGCAACAACACCTGAGCAGTTACAAACACTTTTTAGAACTGTAAAAGAAGTTATTTGTTGCTATGACGGTGACCGAGCAGGTCGCGAAGCCGCATGGCGCGCAATGGACAATGCACTACCGCTTATTCAAGATGGTTATTCACTTAAATTTGTCTTTTTGCCCGATGGTGAAGACCCAGACTCTTTAATTCGTCAGAAAGGCCAACAAGCATTCGAACAAATAATTGACGAAGCGACACCGTTATCTCAATTTATTTTTGACCATTTGCTAGCACAAGTAAATCTTCAAACAGCCGAAGGCAAAGGCGCATTAATTGAGTCTTTTCAGCCCTATTTAACCAAATTGCCTGCAAGCACACTAAAAGATTCAATATTAACCCAATTGGCAAACCACTTCGGACACAGCAATGAACAACAACTAGCAAAATTAACAAAATCTTTTGCGAATCAGTCGGCAACAAAGCCTAAAATAAAGCAGCAAAAAGTTACCCCAGTACGTTTAGCTATTGCATTATTACTTGAGTATCCCCATATAGTAAGATCATTACCTGAGCCATCTGTACTACAGCATTTAGATATACCTGGTATTCCTTTATTAAATCAAATAATTAGTATTTGTTTAGAATATCAAAATATCAATAGCGCTCAGCTAATTGAACACTTTAGATCGACAGAAGAAGGTAATCAGCTCGCCAAACTCATGTGTTGGCAGCATCATGTGGTTAAAGAAGCCGCAGAAGGTGTCTTTTTAGACAGCATTGAAAAAATATTAGACAGTTTTGTAGAACAAAGAACAGAACTATTATTACAAAAAGCGCGAACAGGCGAAATGAATACGCAAGAAAAGCAAGAGTTACAAGCACTATTAAATGCGTAAATGCATTAATATTACCTGACTATAAACTTAGCTGCTATAATTTAAGCGCTGGTAATTAAACAAGCATTTTGCTATAATTTTCAGCTTTACTGTTCGTAATTTGATAGCCATAAAAGGTGGACAATCGTCAATGGATCAAGCCCCACAATCTAGACTTAAAGAGCTTATAACCAAAGGTAAAGAGCAAGGTTACTTAACGTTTGCCGAGGTTAATGATCATCTCCCGCAGGATATTATTGATTCTGATCAGGTTGAAGATATCATTCGCATGATTAACGACATGGGTATTCAGGTGTTTGAAAATGCACCGGATAGCGACACGTTAATGATGAGCGAAGCTAATACCGACGAAGATGCCGCAGAAGCAGCCGCGCAAGCACTGGCTACGGTTGAAAGTGAAATAGGTCGTACTACAGATCCTGTCCGCATGTATATGCGTGAAATGGGTACGGTAGAACTATTAACCCGTAAAGGGGAAATAGTTATTGCCAAGCGTATCGAAGAAGGGATCAAAGAAGTTCAACGCTCAGTTTCAGAGTATCCACCAGCAATTAACTTCTTGTTAGAGCAGTGGGACAACTTCGAAGCAGAAGAAGGCCGATTAAGCGATATAATCGTAGGCTTTTTAGACCCCGATGCTGAAGAAGAAGAAATTCCAGTAGCGGCAACGCATATCGGATCTGAATTATCACAAGAAGAACTTGATGATGAAGATGAAGATAAAGAAGATGAAGACGAAGAAGAAATTGATACAGGTCCAGATCCTGAGCTAGCACGAGAAAAGTTTACCTTATTACGCGCCGCTTACGAGAAAGCTAACGCTGTAATTGCTGACAAAGGCCGTGATCATAAAAACGCACAAATAGCGATTGATGAATTGGCTGAAGTTTTTAAAGAGTTCAGACTAGTACCTAAATTGTTTGATCGCCTAGTTAAAAATATGCGTGCAGTTATGGATCGTTTACGTGTTCAAGAACGTTTGATAATGAAACATTGTGTTGTTGGCGCAGGTATGCCAAAAACAACGTTCATTAAAATATTTCCTGGTAATGAAACGTCTAAAAACTGGTTTGAAGAGCAAAAAGCTGCTGGTGAACCTTATTCAGCCAAGCTAGCCGATGTTGAGCAAGACGTAGAGCGTTGTATTTATAAACTCAACCAACTTGAAGAAGAAACCTTCTTAAACGTACATGGCATAAAAGACATAAACCGTCGCATGTCAATTGGTGAAGCAAAAGCTCGCCGTGCGAAAAAAGAAATGGTGGAAGCTAACTTACGTTTAGTTATTTCAATTGCTAAAAAATACACCAACCGTGGTTTACAATTCTTAGACTTGATCCAAGAAGGTAACATCGGTTTGATGAAAGCTGTTGATAAGTTTGAATACCGTCGTGGATATAAGTTCTCAACTTATGCAACATGGTGGATCCGTCAAGCAATAACACGCTCAATTGCTGACCAAGCACGTACTATTCGTATTCCTGTACATATGATTGAAACGATTAACAAACTTAATCGCATTTCTCGTCAAATGTTACAAGAAATGGGTCGTGAGCCAACGCCAGAAGAATTAGCAGAACGTATGATCATGCCTGAAGATAAAATTCGTAAGGTATTGAAAATAGCGAAAGAGCCAATTTCAATGGAAACACCTATTGGTGACGATGAAGATTCACACTTAGGTGACTTTATTGAAGATGGCAGCGGTGAATTACCTGTTGACTCAGCAACAGCTGAAAACTTAAAGCATGCTACACACGAAGTATTAGCAGGTCTTACTGCTCGTGAGGCTAAAGTACTAAGAATGCGATTTGGTATTGATATGAATACCGATCACACGCTAGAAGAAGTAGGCAAGCAGTTTGACGTTACTCGTGAACGTATTCGTCAAATTGAAGCTAAAGCGTTACGTAAATTACGTCACCCATCACGCTCTGAACAGCTGAAAAGCTTCTTAGATGGTGAGTAAGCTTATTCTATAGCATAAATAAAAAGCTCCTTAACGGAGCTTTTTTGATCTAAAGGAAAGAACAGTACTAAATTCATTATTTTCCAGATGATAACTTTTAACAAATAACAGCTATAAAGCTAATGAACCCCACTAACTGCCTAACATTTAAGCTATCAGTATTATTTTAATGACTTTTTAAACTTCTGATAGTGACAACAATTTAAAAAATGCTTATACTGCACGCCGTTTTGTAGAGATCATCAACACGACGCAGAAAATATGGCCCCTTAGCTCAGTTGGTTAGAGCATCCGACTCATAATCGGCAGGTCCCCTGTTCAAGTCAGGGAGGGGCCACCATTTCCGCTTATTACGTGGGTTAGATGGTAATTAAACACTCACATTCCTCAGTTTACCAAATAAGTCGCCAATCCCAACCATGCTCAGCTTGGACCACCTAAAATTTCCTAATATATAGTGATAAAGTCGCCACGTTTGATTAGGGCTCGCTCCTAGTAACGAAATTCGTGTAATTATTCAGTAAATATAAAATTGGATTAAATCCTGAAATTATCAGGGATTGTTAGTCTCTCACAGCGTGCTCAAAACACTGATAACCAATCACGACATGATCTAATACCTCAATATCAAAGTACTTAGCCGCTTGTTTAATATTATGTGTAAATTGAAAACCACAGCTTGGTTTGGGATTTCCCGATGGGTGGTTATGCGATGGGTGGTTATGCACCAGTATTATCGTTGGCGAATTAATTATAATAGCTGAACGTAAAACCTCTGCTGGTCTGAGTGATACAGCCTTTACCGTGCCTATAGCAACAGTTTCATAGTTTATAATGGTGTGTTGGTTAGTTAAGTTAACCACAATAAAGTGTTCTTTAGTTTCTAAAGATAGAAATTTAAACACTTGATAAACCTTTTCAGGGCTATCAAGTGTTTAATTTAAAATATCACTTGCTACTTCTTTAAAGTTATAGCAAATACTGAGTTCTCGTAGTATTGCCATTACTTAGTTTGAATTTTATTAGTGGTTTTGATTTTTGCAGGACCTTTCACTTTTTTAAGTTCATTATCAAGAATCCCCTCTTTAGCAGCATCAGTGATCGTATCAATAACAGCTAATAAATTTTCTTTACTACCTACTTCAATTGCAGGCTTTCCTTTCTCAATTTCTAGTGATTTTAAGATATTTCGAAACAACCAATATTTGTTTAAAAACACCAACAACCGATTTACTTAAGTATGTTGACTATCTAAAGGTAACTTCATAACCCAACGCTTTATAACCTTTTTCTCTTTTTGAAACCATGCGTTTTAATGTTAGGAAGTTATCTAAGTAATCATAAACTTGAACAGATTGCTTGTTGTTCCACTCTCGTCCAATACGTCCAACATATTGAGCGAGGATTCCTTTCCAAGCAATAGGTAACGTTATAAACAAGGTATCAAAATAAGGCATATCAAAACCTTCACCAACATATTTACCAGTCGCCAAAATAACTTGCTTCTCATTTGCTAGACCTTTGTTAGTTTCAA is a genomic window containing:
- the folB gene encoding dihydroneopterin aldolase, giving the protein MDKVFIQGLSIQTTIGFYPWEKEIKQTLVIDLTMGWNTALAAENDELAKTLDYAEISEKIAEYANKTPVDLIETLAERMAHYLLTQYNIPWLKLKIGKPGAVHNAVTVGVEIERGQQS
- the dnaG gene encoding DNA primase, coding for MAGMIPRQFIDDLLARADIVELIDSRVPLKKAGKNYQACCPFHTEKSPSFTVSQDKQFYHCFGCGEHGNAISFLMEFDRLEFPDAVEELASHYSMEVPREQQNQSPAQLKQQQQAYLQKQDDYELMANISRFYQQQLKVATDKDVAINYLKGRGLSGEICKRFGIGYISDSWDGVMKNFGGTASTNQQLIDLGMAIEGDKNRPYDRFRGRIMFPISDKRGRVIGFGGRVINDGTPKYLNSPETRIYHKGQELYGLYEAKQANKNLQRLVVVEGYMDVVALAQHGVDYAVASLGTATTPEQLQTLFRTVKEVICCYDGDRAGREAAWRAMDNALPLIQDGYSLKFVFLPDGEDPDSLIRQKGQQAFEQIIDEATPLSQFIFDHLLAQVNLQTAEGKGALIESFQPYLTKLPASTLKDSILTQLANHFGHSNEQQLAKLTKSFANQSATKPKIKQQKVTPVRLAIALLLEYPHIVRSLPEPSVLQHLDIPGIPLLNQIISICLEYQNINSAQLIEHFRSTEEGNQLAKLMCWQHHVVKEAAEGVFLDSIEKILDSFVEQRTELLLQKARTGEMNTQEKQELQALLNA
- the rpsU gene encoding 30S ribosomal protein S21, which produces MPVIKVRENEPFDVALRRFKRSCEKAGILSEVRRRESYEKPTWERKRKKAAAVKRAAKKVSRENARRIRMY
- a CDS encoding acyl-CoA dehydrogenase family protein, which codes for MDLSLSEEQMMIQDMARKFAESELAPVAAQLDEHQDQSLFLCNLAKLTELGFMGLNIKAEYGGVEAGTIAFSLAITEIAKACASTAVTTSVTNMVAEVIQAVGNEEQKHTYLPKLCGGEYKAGGFCLTENNAGSDPAGMQTTAIKDGDNYILNGSKLYITSASFADLFVVWAVTDSNAPKGKGISCFLVEANTPGITVAKAEEKMGQKASPTNEVHFENCRIPSSALMGLENKGFSVAVGELAGGRIGIGSLALGIGKAAMDFARQHLLERKQFGKPLANFQGLQWMLAERYTELEAARLLLMQAAYTKDLGQPFGMAASMAKLFASEKANKACYDALQLMGGAGYIKEYPLERYSRDVRVTSIYEGTSEIQKVIIARELLKQVS
- the tsaD gene encoding tRNA (adenosine(37)-N6)-threonylcarbamoyltransferase complex transferase subunit TsaD → MRILGIETSCDETGIAIYDENEGILVHRLYSQIAVHADYGGVVPELASRDHVRKTIPLIKEVLADAGLTAKDLDGVAYTAGPGLVGALLVGCSIGRSLAYGWNLPAVPVHHMEGHLLAPMLEEDVPEFPFVALLVSGGHTMLVRVDGIGRYELLGESVDDAAGEAFDKTAKLLGLDYPGGPALAKMAEQGTKGRFKFPRPMTDRPGLDFSFSGLKTFAANTIRKEEMDEQTHADVAYAFQEAVVDTLAIKCKRALLQCELKRLVIAGGVSANTELRNKLEQITAKLGGKVYYPRPEFCTDNGAMIAYAGMQRLKAGVFADLSFKATPRWPLDTLAAI
- a CDS encoding undecaprenyl-diphosphate phosphatase: MSTLEIIILSLIQGLTEFLPISSSAHLILPSAVLGWQDQGLAFDVAVHVGTLLAVVLYFRKEVGCMAVAWFGTLGVGPNKGTNSFDGRLAWWILLATIPAGLFGLLGKDIIEEHLRSALVIAATTLIFGALLGFADLKAKQNVNIEALGLKGAMIIGLAQAIALIPGTSRSGITMTFGLMLGLSRENAARFSFLLSIPAIAMAGSYLSVKLITSTDTVDWQAMGIGSVLAFISAYACIHYFLILVNKLGMMPFVIYRLLLGAGLLWFVLG
- a CDS encoding GatB/YqeY domain-containing protein, producing the protein MTLLEQLKNEMKNAMRAKDKLRLGVIRMALSAVKQAEIDHNTEATNDNVIVILTKMVKQRRESIKMFSEGGRDDMAEIEKAEVVVLEDFLPQPLSQEEINTLISKAITESEATSMAEIGKVMAILKPAMQGKADLGAVSAQVRTALQ
- a CDS encoding transporter substrate-binding domain-containing diguanylate cyclase, producing the protein MKVLLLISSSLIPIFTYAVQPTTVKYCVDPDWAPYESIVDQKHVGISKVFVDLIAAKSQINFILVPTTSWGQTLKYTQTGQCDLIPLLNASAEREKFLSFSDEYFRAPNAIYAHFNKPIIGSLSGLTNQTVAVVSNYRLHHYLKNNYPNINIVAVKTGLVGLKKIDNKEVDYFVGSFHAANRIIEENNFSDIRIAGITNLEDYFRIGVSKGNEHLLPIFNSAIKQITPEERKGISSYLRSIKVIKSPDYTHLMQAGLVFIIILIVLSIRYFQSTKYARMLAEKNNVLEKLHSELDHKNKQLTDLAMKDPLTGLYNRTHLSTIIDQQIKLISRYQTNVCMLMIDIDDFKLINDNNGHIVGDDILKRISAILCKLARETDIISRWGGEEFVVICPETTLTSALQLAERFQKAMASITIEDIDGITCSIGIAELEKNITAKEWFKRADKAMYQAKSSGKNCIQLVELTEY
- the folK gene encoding 2-amino-4-hydroxy-6-hydroxymethyldihydropteridine diphosphokinase, with the protein product MAQVYISLGSNVNKEANVANGLNALHHAYGELILSSLYECQAVGFVGDSFFNMVIGIQTAQSISETSKKLREIEFQFGRPNNAQKLSSRTLDLDILLFDDIVLAEPVQLPRHEILTNAFVLCPLAEIAGNLIHPEKQQRFNDLWQAFDKDSQQIEKVPFTWEPLTGEVKL
- the plsY gene encoding glycerol-3-phosphate 1-O-acyltransferase PlsY, with product MLLLTVVLIIFAYLLGSISSAILICRILNLPDPRTQGSNNPGATNVLRISNKRTAIAVLTFDVLKGTIPVWGAYFFGLEPISLGLIALAACLGHMYPIFFQFKGGKAVATAFGVLLPIGLDLAGLLIFTWYFVAKITRYSSLAAIVTVSLAPVYTWLLKPLYTYPVIMLSVLIILRHRANLWRLIRGIEPKISTKKSI